The sequence TGCACGGCATGCGGGCCGAACAGGCCCGTGAGAAGATGGACGTCTTCATCTCCGACGCGCTGATCCAGGGGTGGGACGAGGTGATCATCTACCACGGCATCGGCACGGGCAAACTCTCCTACGCCGTCAAAGAGTTCCTCAAAGAGCACCCCAGCGTCAAAAGCTTCGAGGACGCCCCCCCGCAGCTGGGCGGTTTCGGGGCAAAAATCGTTCACCTCTGATATAATATCCTCTAATATTCTTGGCCCGGGAACGCCTTGCTGCCGGGCCGGATGGAGAGGTGACGTCTACCGTGAACCGTCTTGTTGCCGTGATGCTGACCTTGGGAGTGATAGGGGGGTGCACACTGCTGGACGGAAAAGAGATTTCCTCTTCGGCGACCGGCCTGCCCGGAAGCCTTACCCTCAAACAATCCTTTATCGTGCGGCAGCTCGACAACGGCGCTACCTACCCGGATACCCCCTATATCCTGACACTGAGCGAAGGGAATTACGAGGAGGGATCGTACCGCATCGACGGCGGGCTTCTGCTCTACAAAGGGCATGACGGCAGCGGCGTGACTCTCAACCAGGCGGCCCTGGTCTACTGGGGGGACGATTTCGACGTCAGAATCGGCAAATTCGTATCCAAAACGGGGGTACTGGACTATCTGAGCGGGTTGGATACCCTCAACCCGGTACGGGTGGACTTTTTCGACGACACGAATATCAATCTCCGCAGGATACCCCAGTGGATGGCGGAGCTCTCCTACTTCGTCGGGAATGCCTCCCTGGTCAGGGTGACCGTCCAGCCCTACGACGGGCGCACACAGAGCTACCTCTCGACCTATGTGGGGTTTCTGCTTGACAGCTATCTCCCCGCCTATTTCGAAGAACTCAGCCGTAACAGCGCAGAAGGGGCAGCGGTCTACCAGGAGGTTTTCCTCCCGTTGTACCGTGACAGTATCAGTCCTGCGCTCAAAAGTGATATCGATTCACAATACAATGAACGTGCCCTGGCCATCGGGAAAAGCACGTTTCAGGCACTTTTTGAGCGCAGCAGCGATGGGGCGACGTTCGGTGCCGCTTGGACGAACCGCTATTCGGAAGTGCCCTATATCCGGGTTGACGAGCAGCTGCTGGCGGTGATCGACGCGCTTGCGGACGGCGAAAGTACCGGGGAAGCACTCAGAGCCTACCTGGATCAGCCGGACCTCAATCCCATCAAGGGGGTCAGAGGCTTTCGGTATAACCAGTTTGCCCTGTATGCCGAGGGGACGGTCAATAGTTACGGCGTTCGCGCCGAAGCGAGCGTACGCGACAGGGTACCGGTACTCAACAGCTTTACACCGCTTACCATGCTCGGTTTCGGATTGGATCGCCAGGCCGGGGATGCCTACTTCGACCTGGAAGTACAGTGGGGCTATCTCAAACAGTACCGCGAGAGTGTGTTGGCGACGATGCTGCTGAACAGGTTTGATCTGGCCGTGTACCGGGGCGTGGCCGTACGCTTCGACCATTACCTGATCACGGGGTGGTATGCGGGCAATGCCACCGCCGTGATGCTCCCGAACCTTGTGTTGAGCCGGGGTGCCTTTGAGGTCGACCTTCACGCCCTTTACCACTCGGACGACAAAGCGTACAACACCCTCGGGTTCACGCTAAGGGCGACCTTTTGAAGCTCGCGCAGAAAACGGGTGTGCTGCTGATACTGCTGCTGTTCGGCGCTGTCCTGATGCGGCAGGTTGAGGTCCGTACGGTGGATTGGAGCCGTTTTTTTCCAGGTACGCCTGCTTCTGCGGTGCAGCAGCAGTGGTTCACGCCGGACCGGCAGTATCTTTTTACGGCACTCCCAGAGGAGTCGCCCCTACCCGTATGGCGTTCGGATGGGCTGATCACGGATTATTACCGCCTTGACGCCCAGGGACTCTACCTGATCACATTCAGCCGGGAAAACCAGAATACCATCCTCGAAAGGGTTGGGGCCTATCCGCACAGCGGCACCGCCGTCGTCGGCGCGCTGCTGTTGCAGGGCTTTTTCGATGACATGGTGTTTTATGTCTCTGCGATAGCCCCGTTCCTGCTTCTGCTGCTTTGGCTGTTGACATCGCTGGAATACCTGCTGAACATTCTGATCGAGATCGGGGCGTTTACGGTATCGCTGCTTGCTGTTTTGGTGGCCGTCGGAGTCGCCGTCGATCCCGCGGCACTGTTGGCGGTCGTTTTTCTCGTCATTTATGCGTTGACCCTTTTCAACTATCTTCATTCGGGGGAGATCAGCAAACATCAGCTGGCATTCGGCATTACCCTTTCGGTCGCCACGACCGCATTGAGCAGTCTCTTCCTCTATGGGTCTGAGTTTGGGCTCATCAGCACTTTCGGGAAGATGATGCTGCTCGGGCTCGGGGTGCTTTACGGCTATCTCATCGGCCGGATCTATCTGTTTGGGCCGGTGCGTTTCGTGTTCGGCTGGCGCAGGCGGTGGCAGGCAGAGGGTGCCTGGTTGAAAAAGGGGATGCTGCTTCTCGGCACTGCTGCCGTCGCCTGCGGTTTCGTCTGCGCAAAAACACCTTCGATAGATCTGAACCCTCTGAATCTTATGCAGCCGACAATGGCGATGTACAAGCGCATTGCGGCATTTGAGTCCGACTATCTGCCGACGCTGCCTTTTGTCGTCCGTTTACATGCGAAGCAGGGCGACTTTTCCGATGTCGAAAAGGCCCGGGCACTCGCCGGAGTGATGCAGCGCATTACCGAAGCGGTCCCCGGGAGGCTGCTTGGGAGCCTTCCGATGGGGTATGAGCGTTTTGCAGACGCACCGCTCGTTGATGCGACGCCCGATGCCTATGCCCAGTACCTGCTCGCCATGGAGTGGCTCGACGGCGGCCTGCCGCTGCTGAGCCCGGATCAGCGCGACACCTACATGACGCTGAGCATTCCGATCACGACCCCTTCGTATGCCATCACCGCCATGGTCAAACGGCTCCGGGCGATCGGTGAGGCCTCGGACGATTTCTCGGTCAGTGTTCTGGGCAAGATCGCCGACTTTGAACATTTTTTGAAACGGTTCGCCGGGGAGTTCTTTGCCGGTGTCGGCATCTCACTCGGTTTTGTCGTGCTCTTTTTTCTTTTTTACTGCCGGACATGGAAGAGTGTCATCGTCCTTGTGTCCCCGCTGCTTTCGCTCCTTCTGCTTGTGGGTGTGCACCGTCTTTTTGGGATGGACCTCACCATGATCACCCTGCTTGGCACCGTGTTGTTCGTCGGGCTGGTCACCGATTCGGTCATCCATCTCTTCATCTGTATCAAGCAGCAGGGACATGCGTGCATCGGCAGCGTCCTCCATCCGATCATCGTTTCGAATATGACGATGCTGATCGGGCTGGCCGGGATGCTGTTCGGCGGCACGATGATTCGTCAGTTCGGCTTGGAGCTGGGGAGCCTGCTCGCGGCAAACCTTGCCGTCGTGGTCTACCTGCTGCCCATACTGCTGAAGCGCTACTTCACCCGCTGCGGGTGAAGTCAGAAGGCGCAGCGGTGAAGACGGTTGTGATAAAAAAGCCCCTGTTGGATATCGCGCGAGACGCTTTGGGTGTCAACCCTGTAGGTCAGTGTCCGCGACTTGATGAGGTCGTTGACCTGCCAGCGGGTAATGAGCAGCTGTTCATCAAAGCGGTCTACTTCGTCGATATTGACGATCCGCTGCAGCTGAGCGCCTTTGAAAATCTCGACTTTTCTGATCACGGAGGTCACGGGGTCGATGTAGTAGACCGAGCGGTTCCCGTTTCGCTTCAGCGTCACCTTGTAACAGGCGCTGCCGTCAAACAGCGTTTCCTCCAGCGGTTCGAAGGTCCCTTTTTTCGCATCCAGTTCGGCGTAGGAGATCCCCATGCCGACGGCTTCGCTCTCCTCCTCCTGTTCGGGGATGATCCGCACGCGCTTCAGGGCTGGGAAATAGATGGCGTTGCTGCTGCTCTCCTCCTCCCGTTCGATGAGTATGGCCGTGCACTTGATGTTTTGCGGGGAGCGGAAGCGGATCAGGAGTGACGATGCGTCGCCCGTCTGCCGTTCGGCGACCATGAAAGAGCGTTCCTGACGGTTGCCCTCGTTTTCGACGGTCATCGCAACGTCGAAACGCAGGTTGCCGAACGAGAAGATTTTGGCGCTTTTCGCATAGATGGCTTCGGCGCTCTCCGAAGCGAACAGGCTGATTCCGGCCCAGGTCAGCAGGGCGGCTGTACGGTGCCACTGCATGTCACACCGTCGCATTGGTATCTGCCGTCTGGCCGGTATGGCTGCCGACCCACTCCAGCGCGCTGAGGGTGATCTCGCGCAGGAGGCTCTGGTTCTCCAGCACCGCAAGGGCATACGCCTGCATGTTCGCCATCATCTGCTCCATCGTGCCCGCGACGACGGTGACGATCTGGTCCTCTGCCGCTGGCGTGTACCATTCGCGGTCGAGGATGAGCGCCATCCCCGTCAGCATCAGGTTGGTGATCGTCTTCATCCCGTCATAGATCAGCAGCCCGAAATCGAGGATCAACATCTCCGTATAGACGATCAGCTGTTCGGTGTAGACGATCCGGTCCGCCATCTCGCCGATCCGGTCGGCCATCTGGCCGATCTGCACGGCCATCCAGAGGATCCGGTCGGCCATGACCCCCACCTCCTCGCCGCGGGAGGCGAAAAGGTAGCCGTACTCCATCCCTTTCATCGCGAACTGGTAGGCATCCTCCTCGATATCCATCGTAAAGCTGTAGGCGAGGTCGGCCATATGGGTGGCAAAGTCGTAGGCGTCGCTTGCCGTCTGGGCGGTAAAGCTGTAGGCGAGGTCCGCCAGGTGCGATGCAAAGGCAAAGGCATCGGTTTCCGTCTGGGAGGCGAAATCGGCCGCCTGGGTCGAAAAGGTGACGGACATCGTGGCGATAAGGTCGAAGATGTCGCGCCAGGAGGCATTGCCGTCCAGAAGGTCACGGAGCTGATCGAAATAACCGGCGTTGTCCGTTGCAGAGAGGGTGCCTGTCGTCAACGCCCCCTGCATCTCACGGGTATAGACCGTGAAGGCATCCGTCTGCGGCAGGCCATCGGAACCGAAGAGGGTGACGAAGGTCTGGGCATCGCTCCCCACGGCAAACCCCTCCTGCACGACCCCCTCCGGCGTGACCGCGTGCGCGCTCAGCATCGTGAAGAGCTGTCGTACTACGACGGAGATGACCGAGAGGGAAACGGAACGTTTTTTGAGGGTATCGATCGACGCCAGCTGCTCGGTGCTCAGCTTGTAGTGCTCGGTCGTAGGGTCATAGCCGTCCTGAAGCGACGCCAGCAGCACTTCGGTGTGCGTCTTTGTCGTACCGATGATCTCTCCGACGGCGCCGCCGACGGCCTTGAACATCAGCGTCACCAGGGCGCTTTGCACGGAAACCGATCCGAGGAACGCTTCCATCTGCAGGGTCTCATCGGGTGTCATCGTGCCGGTAGACGCAGGGGATGCCGCCGCCGCACCGGCTGAAGCCAGTTTATCGAGGGAAAAAAGCCCCATGAGGGCCACCGCCGCGATCGCCATCTTTGCAAAGCTCAACAGGGTGTCGCTATTGCTTTCGAAGCTCAGATCGGCTGCCGTTTTTTCCGCAATGATCTTGAGCAGTTTGTCAATGGCGAAGTAGGTCAGGGTGGCGTAAAGGAGGGCTCGGGCGTCGTTGCTG is a genomic window of Sulfurimonas sp. HSL1-2 containing:
- a CDS encoding outer membrane lipoprotein-sorting protein, whose product is MRRCDMQWHRTAALLTWAGISLFASESAEAIYAKSAKIFSFGNLRFDVAMTVENEGNRQERSFMVAERQTGDASSLLIRFRSPQNIKCTAILIEREEESSSNAIYFPALKRVRIIPEQEEESEAVGMGISYAELDAKKGTFEPLEETLFDGSACYKVTLKRNGNRSVYYIDPVTSVIRKVEIFKGAQLQRIVNIDEVDRFDEQLLITRWQVNDLIKSRTLTYRVDTQSVSRDIQQGLFYHNRLHRCAF